The following is a genomic window from Pochonia chlamydosporia 170 chromosome Unknown PCv3seq00017, whole genome shotgun sequence.
TCTGCCGTCAGCACTTTTTAAGTGGCCGACATATATCAAATTGACGGATTGTCGTCACGGTTAGTTGGCTCTTCACATCCCTTTCGCCAGGCAATCAGGTAAGCGCTCTTCAGTCACAGCCCAGGTTTGCTTCGGTCGTCCACATCAAGTCAAACATCCTCGACGACCGCGGAAAGCTCGCAGAAAGATGCCGTGAGATTTTACAAGCGCAGACTGACAAGACATACTACCCTTAGTTGATttgttcttcctcttcctgcGATCAGTTGCGTTGGAGACGAAGATCACACATATATCCTGTGCGACAACAAGAACGGCTGCAAAAAGAACATTCTATCGTGGCTAAAAGGAAACTGACCGGCTTAGACAACATGTCACCTAACACAGAACAGGCCAAAAAGCCATTTTCGACTGAGAAAGCGAATCAGAGTGGTCGCAAACCAGTGGGGAGTCGTCAACACGGCCACCTCGAAAACCCAAATGTCACCAGTTTCCCACCCCATCACGGGAGAGAAGCTTCCAGCTGACTATACACCCGCTGCGGAAATAAACAGATACGATAGCACAGACGAAGAGGGCATCCATCGGTCGATTTACTTGCCTAAAGGGTCCGCAAGTGCAGCTCGCAGGTATGCTGCTGAGAACAATTATACAGAGCTGGCAAAATTCCCAGTTTGGTGTAGGTTCATTTCCCATACTGTACACGCTATACCTCGTACCAACTTCCCTAGAGATACTAACTTGATGTACCTATGCAGCGGGCCAGGGATATGCCCCAGAGGATTATGATATCATCAGACCAGATGGGGAAAGCCATTGTTGCAAGGATTTCATGATTGACAAGAAAAGCGACTGACGGCGCTACTACAAAGGTGTTTGTTCTAGTCTTTCTTCCCTAGGTCAAACAGTCAACTACCTGCCGCCCCGAAAAATTCTATAGTAATAAGTGTGCTGGTCATTAGCAAGAATCAAGATATTTTCGCGCCGCTGGCTAGGAGACTTTGCACTAATACTTCGTCCTGTGACATGACTGCCAACTCTCATGGTGTCGTACCCGCCGAATCCGTTGCATCAATATCTGCGCCATAGCTCAAGAGCAACTCTACCATTGAGGTTCTTCTGTGTTACACCGCTAAGTGAATGGGGAGAGAGCTGGTCTTGTCTGAGATATTGACATCTACACCGTTCAAAATAAACAAACGTGCTATTACCTCTGAATCCCCCTTTAATGTCATTAGCAGCATGTTAGAAGAGACTTGACCGGAAACTCTATTTTCCATACTGCTTGTCGTGTATTCGTAGGGCTCGAGGAAACAAGTTGAGGGTTTCTAGACTCGTACAATGTTAGCTTACTCATTGGAATGATATTGGGCACCGCAATACGGCTGACGTTCGGTTGTACTTGTCTGTGCTAATTTGCTGTGTAGTATAAGACACAGAAGGGGTGTTAGGAAATAGCTATGCAGCTATGTAGCGAATTCAAGACCATAAATAGGGAGATAAAGATGAAAAGAATTGTGGCAAAAGCCGGGAAAGAATCATAAAATAAAGGaataaaaagcaaaagaaaaacaatTCTACTCATCAAAATAATACGCACATCGAATGGGAAGCGTTCTTCCTCAAAACAAGAAGGCAACGTCGAGTTATTCTTCGAAATTGACAACCATGTTTAGCTTGCTACATCATTGCAATCCATAAATTGCGACTCGTTTTGTCCGATTGTTTGCCCAGCGTCTGTCAAGTAGGGTCCGAAGCCATCCTGGAAAGGAGTAAAAGTATCAGAACAATCTCCATGTTCATGTGGcgttgtggttgtggaaCTTGTTGCCGTTTCCAGATCGTAAAATGGCGCTTTAGGAACGGCGTCTGAGTCCACCGGATTGCGCCTGCCGTCTTTGAAGGTGTCTTCAACGGACGCACTGTAGGGCGAGCTTCTAACTGCTGTTTTATGATTTTGGCGCCAggaaaagagagagaaacTTAGCAAGGTGTCGTTTCGGCCCTGACCTTGTGGACCGAGTCTTGGgttgtggccattgctgaATCCATTCTCTTACCCAGACTGAAGCACAATATTGCAAAAGAACTTCTCAGTGATAAATTCAGAGAGTGTTTTattgatgccattggcgTTCCAGCTAATGACCAAGTCCAGCCTCTATCATGTGGGACCAGTTGTAAGAGCGAGTGTCTTATAGGATCGTGTAGGAATGCTTCTCGTGAATCGATAGAGTAACCTGTTTAATTTTAGAAAACCTTGAGCTCTACATAGCAATTCCTGGGCACAATACTGCCTTGCATTAAGCTAGATGCTCCTAGTGACTGCCTATTTCTGCCAACGGCCACTTTTTCTCTTTGCAACCGAAGAAGAGAGCCAGTGCAAGCCGACGGAAATGTATGCGCAGCAGTTGTACCGTGGTTAGGAGGTGTGTTAAGCTGCATTTATAGCGGCATTGCACCTGATGCGTGGCCTAAGCCAGCGTCACTAAACGTGCGTAAAGAGCCTGCGCCATGCATGGCGACGTGATCAACTTGCTCTCCAATCCGCCGAGGCGTCTCTCTTACTAGAGACTGAGATTGATGGTTTTACAAGAGTCTGACACTTGACGTTCTAGAGACACTGCATCGAATGTTTCCAACCACGGCCAACGGCAATAAGTGGAAGTGTTCTGTTGCTGGAAACGACGGCCAATTCTACAAATATTCGAAGTCCATATTTTAACTAATATGCTCTACAGAACGCCTGACGATCAAATCACTAGGAAGACGCTGCAATTCAGGGGCATGGATCAAGCAAGCTGAGTCTCATTGCGCCATCCGCCTCTGGGGACTAATGATTGACTGCTCCTCCGTTCAAGGTTTGCCAACCTGTATCGTGACAAACCTGGCTTCCGTTCGTGCCAGTGATCGTCGCTATTTGAATGGCCCGACAAGGAACATAAAGGAATAGATCTGCGCTCAGTTGTCGCTAAAATCCGACGTAACGCCCACTTGGATCAAATGCTGGATGTCTGTAACCAATGGTGATGAGTGCCTCTTTGGAGATGACGAAGGCTGGACCGAACCGGGCCCCTAGGCTAAGGGCTTCGTTGCCATGGCGGCTACCTTGGGCTAATGTAGTTAAAGCCGGTCTCTGCGTTTTCTTCAATCGCAGGCATTTGATGCGCTACCAAGTCAGACTAATGTCGGCAAGGTCGGGTAAAGAAATTCGCATTTAACGGATCCATGCCGGCCCTGGGACGTTTGGGATGgagcaaagcaccagactctctcATTTCCCCAATCCAAGAACACTCCGCAGCTGCATTCATCAGTACACATTGTCGCGCGGCACATACATTATACATGTGAATCTCGGCTTTACTGAACTGAATCACAGCAATTGATTGGCATCATGCTTCTACAGAACCTCTACACCGTCATCGCAGCACTAGCGTTCCTTTCCACAGAGAGTCTCGCGACAACGTCGAAGCCAATTGACCAGCGCAAGGCGCAGGAGATAGTGAAACAGCTGAATCTCCAACCAAACCCTGAAAAGGGCTACTACGCGCAGACATTCGAAGACCCAGATAAAGTCAACAACCGATCCGTTAGCACACTCATCTACTACCTACTTGAGGGTTCTGCAGGAGACTCAAAATGGCACCGCGTTGACGCTGCAGAGGTATGGCACTATTACGCTGGCGCACCACTTACTCTTTCGTTGTCGCAAGATGATGGCTTGCCAGTTGAAAAGCATGTTCTTGGGGCggacatcttcaacaagcagGCTCCACAGGTTGTAATTCCCAAAGATACGTGGCAAAGCGCACGGTCTGGTGGATCATGGACCTTGGTTGGAACTACTGGTAAGTTACCATGCTGCGGTCAATTCTTCATGTTCGATATCAGGAGGCTAACGTGAGCCTTTTTCAGTTGCGCCTGGCTTTGTCACAAGTGGTTATGAAATCGCACCACCAGGCTGGAAGCCAAAGGGCTCTTCTTAGAATTCGCGAGCATATTTCGCGAGCATGTAGAAATTAATACACGAAGCTTTCAAGCATGACATTTGACCTTTTATTTCATAACGCTCAGAACTGCATTTGAAGTCGCATATTCATGAAATCTTCAGAGGCATTGCTGGGGACAAGTCCtaacatcatcatggcaagtTTTGAAGACCGTATCCAGCAATACCCGGACCCTCCTAGAGAGCAGATAAAGGGTCCGCAGAAACGTCTCGCCAAGACTAAGGAGACCTTTGTTTAAGTCTGGAAATGTCCTAATCTTCATAAAGAAGATAAAGCTGTGGTAACCGCTTCTGCGGCCCGTACGCGTACCGGCCAAAGTTTGGCGCAGAACGGATCCAGAATCTTGGTCCTTTGTTCGCCTTAGCCTGAAAATggaagtgatgatgattcCAGCACACATGAGATATTACATGCAAGTCTCCATCAAGCCGACCATCGCCTTGATGATCGCACAGACGAGGTCATcaagagcttgaagaagctcttctaCACTGTAAGGGGATACGAAGACCTCCTCAAATATCAAGATTGAGGGCCACTGGCACTTTTTTACGGAGAATCTTGCAGATGCCCTCTGTCATATCAGATGCCTCTCATATGACACGGACGTACCTGAAGGGTCCAAGCCGACACCAACCTTCTGATGGATTGACGCCATCTGCGTCAATCACTCCAATCAGATTTCATCTTTAAGAATGACAATCATGAGTTGCTGCGTGCTACTGGTCGCTGCCTAGATACTGTCGGTCTGCTGAGGTGACGCCCTAAGAGCACTGGACGGATGCACAGCTTGATGCTCTGTCTAATTTACGGATAACATTGGCTAAGAATGTTCTAAGGAACACA
Proteins encoded in this region:
- a CDS encoding cupin superfamily protein (similar to Cordyceps militaris CM01 XP_006674476.1) encodes the protein MLLQNLYTVIAALAFLSTESLATTSKPIDQRKAQEIVKQLNLQPNPEKGYYAQTFEDPDKVNNRSVSTLIYYLLEGSAGDSKWHRVDAAEVWHYYAGAPLTLSLSQDDGLPVEKHVLGADIFNKQAPQVVIPKDTWQSARSGGSWTLVGTTVAPGFVTSGYEIAPPGWKPKGSS